A region from the Mucilaginibacter sp. CSA2-8R genome encodes:
- a CDS encoding pyridoxamine 5'-phosphate oxidase family protein — protein sequence MEAKLDGVFAQSWEKLQQAKQGKAGSRYITVCNFAKGYPNAYTVVLREALPNENQIIFHTDIRSEKVNEIKSNSSITIVYYDDADYIQIILKAEATIHYQDDIARQQWQQSGFKSRRNYLTQQAPSSPLNEEGNGLEYLGDKKFDDNDASGYENFAVVVLTINFLEYLQLNKEGNRRARFKVDQKNIWMGEWVTP from the coding sequence ATGGAGGCTAAACTGGATGGCGTCTTTGCACAAAGCTGGGAAAAGTTGCAACAGGCAAAGCAAGGAAAGGCAGGCAGCAGATATATAACTGTCTGTAACTTTGCCAAAGGTTACCCCAATGCTTACACGGTAGTTTTACGCGAGGCGTTACCTAATGAGAATCAGATCATTTTTCATACTGATATACGGTCCGAAAAGGTTAACGAGATTAAAAGTAATTCAAGTATTACCATCGTTTATTATGACGATGCCGACTATATCCAGATTATATTAAAAGCTGAAGCTACAATTCATTACCAGGATGATATTGCCAGGCAGCAATGGCAGCAAAGCGGATTTAAAAGCAGGCGTAACTACCTCACCCAGCAAGCACCTTCATCTCCATTGAACGAAGAAGGTAACGGCTTAGAATATCTGGGTGATAAAAAATTCGACGACAATGATGCGTCAGGGTATGAAAACTTTGCAGTAGTTGTTCTTACTATAAATTTCCTGGAGTATCTGCAGCTAAACAAAGAAGGTAATCGCAGAGCCCGTTTTAAAGTGGACCAAAAAAATATTTGGATGGGGGAGTGGGTTACTCCATAA
- a CDS encoding anti-sigma factor: MEDVKAYIESGVLELYVLGELSPEERLQVEDMAAKHAAVKAELYDIEQAMTMYADANSIEPTEDLRNRVLNSLLTNFADDRNFKPNSREAAVIPLNTPGKPTVSIFYKYAFAASLLLLCVSLGALSVVYKKLDQSQDQLLSLRLSEQKYSRQVNLMDNELNVYRDPAFQFVRLKGTTKAPTSVLTVAWNPKRKKVMVDMHDAKLPQTDSGHQYQLWAIANGKPVDLGVFDKLPADSANMKEMKDIAIAQAFAVTIEPRGGSINPTMDQMVVMASL, encoded by the coding sequence TTGGAAGACGTTAAGGCATATATTGAATCGGGAGTTTTGGAACTTTATGTTTTGGGCGAGTTAAGCCCGGAAGAAAGGTTGCAAGTGGAAGATATGGCTGCTAAACATGCTGCTGTAAAAGCCGAGCTTTACGATATTGAACAAGCGATGACTATGTATGCTGATGCCAATTCTATTGAGCCTACTGAGGATTTGCGTAACCGCGTATTAAATAGTTTGCTTACCAATTTTGCGGACGACCGCAATTTCAAACCTAACAGTCGCGAAGCTGCTGTTATACCATTAAATACTCCGGGTAAACCTACTGTTAGCATTTTTTATAAATATGCCTTTGCTGCAAGCCTGCTTTTACTTTGTGTAAGTTTAGGCGCTTTAAGTGTTGTATATAAAAAGCTTGATCAGTCGCAAGATCAGTTGTTAAGTTTGCGATTGAGCGAACAAAAATATTCGCGACAAGTAAATTTGATGGATAATGAACTGAATGTTTACCGTGATCCAGCTTTTCAGTTTGTCCGTTTAAAAGGTACTACCAAGGCGCCAACTTCGGTCCTTACTGTAGCCTGGAACCCTAAGCGAAAAAAGGTAATGGTAGATATGCATGATGCCAAATTACCACAAACAGACTCCGGTCATCAGTATCAGCTTTGGGCTATTGCCAATGGCAAACCGGTAGATTTAGGTGTTTTTGACAAATTACCAGCCGATTCTGCCAATATGAAAGAGATGAAGGATATTGCTATTGCGCAAGCATTTGCCGTAACTATCGAACCTCGTGGCGGTAGTATAAACCCTACCATGGACCAAATGGTGGTTATGGCGAGCCTTTAA
- a CDS encoding sigma-70 family RNA polymerase sigma factor — MGKKHKLSLTEEELVSALQRHEKRAAEALYDMYSASLYGVIFRIVNDTTTAEDILQEAFVKIWHSSSSYNVDKGRLFTWMINISRNLAIDKLRSKDFKNQNKNQEIENNVGYIDTHNNTVYKPELLGVKELVNTLKPEQKSILDLIYFKGYTHTEAAEELGMPLGTIKTRLRTAIQQLRKHFN, encoded by the coding sequence TTGGGCAAAAAGCATAAACTATCACTAACTGAAGAGGAACTGGTTTCCGCCTTGCAGCGCCATGAAAAACGCGCTGCAGAAGCTTTATACGATATGTATTCGGCTTCGTTGTATGGCGTAATCTTCAGGATAGTTAATGACACTACTACTGCCGAAGATATACTTCAGGAAGCCTTTGTAAAAATTTGGCATTCATCATCATCCTATAATGTTGATAAAGGCCGTCTTTTTACCTGGATGATTAACATTTCCCGTAACCTGGCTATTGACAAATTAAGATCTAAAGATTTTAAGAACCAAAATAAAAACCAGGAGATTGAAAACAACGTAGGTTACATTGACACGCATAATAATACGGTGTACAAACCTGAGTTGTTGGGAGTGAAAGAGTTGGTTAATACGCTAAAACCTGAGCAAAAATCAATACTTGATCTAATTTACTTCAAAGGTTATACACATACCGAAGCTGCAGAAGAGCTAGGTATGCCGTTGGGCACTATTAAAACGCGCTTACGCACAGCTATACAGCAATTACGTAAACATTTTAATTAA
- the lipA gene encoding lipoyl synthase, with protein sequence MIDLPVIPANQVQRKPDWLRVKLPVGKEYAHVRSLVDTHKLHTICESGNCPNMGECWGAGTATFMILGNICTRSCSFCAVATGRPLAVDLDEPNRVATSVKLMQVKHCVITSVDRDDLKDGGSIIWAETINAIRRESPETTLETLLPDFKGNWDNLARVLAVRPEVVSHNLETVRRLTREVRIQAKYDRSLECLRQIAAAGLRTKSGIMLGLGEQEEDVLEAMQDLYDAGVNILTLGQYLQPTRSHHPVIDWVTPDQFAYYKEVGLQMGFKYVESGPLVRSSYHAEKHLFDL encoded by the coding sequence ATGATTGATTTGCCGGTAATTCCTGCTAACCAGGTACAACGTAAGCCTGATTGGTTACGAGTTAAACTTCCTGTAGGTAAAGAGTATGCTCATGTGCGCAGCTTGGTTGATACACATAAGTTGCATACGATATGTGAGAGTGGTAATTGCCCCAATATGGGTGAGTGCTGGGGTGCCGGTACAGCAACTTTTATGATATTAGGTAACATCTGTACCCGCTCGTGCTCATTTTGTGCGGTTGCTACCGGCCGGCCATTAGCGGTTGACCTGGATGAACCTAATCGTGTAGCCACATCAGTAAAATTGATGCAGGTAAAGCATTGTGTTATTACCTCAGTTGATCGTGATGATTTAAAAGATGGTGGTTCTATTATTTGGGCCGAAACTATTAATGCTATCCGTCGCGAAAGCCCTGAAACTACTTTAGAAACGCTACTGCCCGACTTTAAAGGCAACTGGGATAACTTGGCGCGTGTGCTGGCTGTTCGGCCGGAAGTTGTATCGCACAACCTGGAAACTGTACGCCGCTTAACCCGCGAGGTTCGTATACAGGCTAAGTATGATCGCAGCTTAGAATGCCTGCGCCAGATAGCAGCCGCAGGCTTGCGTACTAAATCGGGTATTATGCTGGGTTTGGGCGAACAGGAAGAGGATGTGCTTGAAGCCATGCAAGATCTTTACGATGCCGGTGTAAATATTTTAACTTTGGGCCAATATCTGCAGCCTACACGTAGCCATCATCCGGTAATTGATTGGGTTACACCTGATCAGTTTGCTTATTATAAAGAAGTTGGTCTGCAAATGGGCTTTAAATATGTAGAAAGCGGACCGCTGGTTCGGTCTTCTTATCATGCCGAAAAACATTTGTTTGATTTATAG
- the ytxJ gene encoding bacillithiol system redox-active protein YtxJ, which translates to MNWIALDKANQLDEIKQQPGYSIIFKHSTRCSISMMAKRRFELDWEQLPENLPLYFLDLIKHRDISNKVAEDFQINHESPQLLLIKNGECILDQSHGGISVDETLEMVQ; encoded by the coding sequence ATGAATTGGATAGCGTTGGATAAGGCGAATCAGTTAGATGAGATTAAGCAGCAGCCTGGTTACAGCATCATTTTTAAACACAGCACCCGCTGTTCTATAAGCATGATGGCTAAACGCCGTTTTGAGTTAGACTGGGAACAACTGCCAGAAAACCTTCCTTTATACTTTTTAGATTTAATTAAGCACCGGGACATTTCTAACAAAGTTGCCGAAGACTTTCAGATCAATCACGAGTCGCCTCAATTGCTGCTCATTAAAAATGGCGAATGCATCCTTGATCAGTCGCACGGTGGCATTTCTGTAGACGAAACGCTCGAGATGGTGCAATAA
- the ribH gene encoding 6,7-dimethyl-8-ribityllumazine synthase — MATQLKNLSDFSNTTVPSAAPYRFGIVVAEWNAQITGAMYEGAYQSLIEHGALTDNILTYSVAGSFELIAGADLLLSNKHLDAVICLGCVIQGETRHFDFICDAVANGISNVSIKHTKPVIFGVLTTDTQQQAADRAGGKHGNKGVEAAVTAIKMADMAQQLKN; from the coding sequence ATGGCTACCCAGCTTAAAAACCTGTCTGATTTTTCGAATACGACTGTTCCGTCGGCTGCGCCTTACCGCTTTGGTATTGTGGTTGCCGAGTGGAATGCGCAAATTACCGGTGCCATGTACGAGGGAGCTTACCAAAGTCTTATTGAGCATGGTGCTTTAACCGATAACATTCTAACCTATTCGGTTGCCGGCAGTTTTGAGCTGATTGCGGGTGCAGATTTGCTGTTGAGCAACAAACACCTTGACGCTGTAATATGCCTGGGTTGTGTGATACAAGGCGAAACCCGCCACTTTGATTTTATATGCGATGCTGTAGCTAACGGTATAAGCAACGTAAGTATAAAACATACCAAACCTGTGATTTTCGGTGTGCTTACTACCGATACCCAGCAGCAGGCAGCAGACCGGGCCGGGGGCAAGCATGGCAACAAAGGCGTTGAAGCAGCGGTAACCGCTATTAAGATGGCTGATATGGCTCAGCAACTAAAAAACTAA